Part of the Candidatus Hydrogenedentota bacterium genome is shown below.
ATAGACCGTGTCCCCGCCTTTTTCCAGCGTTCCCGCCGCGATGTCTTGCGCGGCGTGGCGCGGGTCGATGAGATTGGCCCGTTGCCGCGCATATTCCTTCGAAATCAGCCAAGAAACGGGAACATCGGCCATTGCGGGGTCTGCGTAGTATACGCCCCGGTCTTCATAAGCGAGTTTCTTGGCTTCAAGGAACAGATGCAATTGCTCCGGCGAGTTAGGGGGGAGGGAGGCGATGTCAAAGGTTTCGAGCATGTTCATGATCTGTAACACCGCGATGCCCTGGCCGTTCGGCGGCAGTTCCCAGATGTCATATCCGCGATAGTTCGCACTGACCGGGTCCGCCCATTCCGCCGTGTGCTCCTCGAAATCGCGTTTCGCGAAACGGCCGCCGGCCTGTTCTGAAAACGCTACAATGCGGTCGGCGACTTCGCCGTGATAGAAGGCGTCGAGGCCATCGCGCAGCAGGATTTCGTAGAAGGCCGCGAGTTGCGGGTTCCGGGCGATGTCGCCAAAATTGCGCGATCTTCCGTCCGGTGTGAACGTTTCGGCGAGTGTGGGGTGTTGGCGGGCGTCGATGCGCCACCCGAACGCGATCACGGGGGAAACGGGAAAGCCTTCGCGGGCGTAATGAATGACCGGCGCGAGGATTTGGCCGAGACTCAGACGGCCGAAACGTTCGTGCAGGGCCTTCCATCCGCTGATGCAACCGGGGACGCTCCAGGCCAGCGGCGAGTATGGCGGGATCGCGGTCAGGCCCAGACCCCGCGCGCCGGCGAGGTCCCACGCGTAGGGAGACCGTCCGCTCGCGTTGAGACCGTGCAGTTTCCGGTCCTTCTCGCACCACACGATGGCGAACAGGTCGCCGCCGGGCCCGCAGCTCATGGGCTCGACAAGGCTGAGCATGGCGTTGGCGGCCATGGCCGCATCGACTGCATTGCCGCCCGCCTTGAGCATGTCCACGGCG
Proteins encoded:
- a CDS encoding gamma-glutamyltransferase family protein, with protein sequence AVDMLKAGGNAVDAAMAANAMLSLVEPMSCGPGGDLFAIVWCEKDRKLHGLNASGRSPYAWDLAGARGLGLTAIPPYSPLAWSVPGCISGWKALHERFGRLSLGQILAPVIHYAREGFPVSPVIAFGWRIDARQHPTLAETFTPDGRSRNFGDIARNPQLAAFYEILLRDGLDAFYHGEVADRIVAFSEQAGGRFAKRDFEEHTAEWADPVSANYRGYDIWELPPNGQGIAVLQIMNMLETFDIASLPPNSPEQLHLFLEAKKLAYEDRGVYYADPAMADVPVSWLISKEYARQRANLIDPRHAAQDIAAGTLEKGGDTVYLATADRDGNMVSLIQSIYHGWGSHFVPDRLGFALQNRGELFALDPAHRNRLEPHKRPFHTIIPAFVTYDGAPVFAFGVMGGDFQPQGHAQVLMNWADYRMSPQRAGEQPRVEHDGSSSPTGEAMKRGGGIVGLEDGIPDATRAGLAAFGHRIKKGTGAFGGYQGIQRADGPLRYFGGSDPRKDGAAIGF